One Scyliorhinus canicula chromosome 12, sScyCan1.1, whole genome shotgun sequence genomic region harbors:
- the LOC119974632 gene encoding neuferricin — protein MLQPLLMCILCVSVALLLPLDVWGLLSRCFAGWFGDAVGSPLAARSPPSRLFTKSELSRYTGEKGSEGLYLAVLGQVFDVSKGKKHYGPGGSYSFFAGQDACRAFVSGDFTENGLVDDVSGLSPSEMLSLQEWLVFYKKEYIFKGKLIGPYYDHTGEATQALIDAELTVMQGRKLKAESELENKIFPSCNSEWTSTKGGRVWCSSRSGGIERNWAGVPRKLYKPGLRNHRCACVRTTGPPSNQPSSAQNRGDLDNPTLQEYEGCHSLSDSCAIPDT, from the exons ATGCTCCAGCCGCTGCTGATGTGCATCCTGTGCGTGTCGGTGGCTCTGCTGCTGCCCCTTGATGTGTGGGGGCTGTTGAGCCGCTGCTTTGCGGGCTGGTTCGGGGATGCGGTGGGTTCTCCGCTCGCTGCAAGGTCCCCGCCCTCCCGGCTCTTCACCAAATCCGAACTGAGCCGCTACACTGGTGAGAAGGGCAGTGAGGGGCTGTACCTGGCTGTCCTGGGCCAGGTGTTTGATGTGAGCAAAGGGAAGAAACATTACGGACCTGGAGGCTCCTACAGCTTCTTTGCAG GTCAAGATGCCTGTCGAGCTTTTGTAAGTGGTGATTTCACAGAGAATGGTCTCGTGGATGATGTATCGGGGCTTTCCCCCTCTGAAATGCTATCTCTTCAAGAATGGCTCGTCTTCTACAaaaaagaatacatttttaagg gtaaattaattggaccatattaTGACCACACTGGGGAAGCAACCCAAGCTCTCATTGACGCAGAGTTGACTGTGATGCAGGGTAGGAAGCTGAAGGCGGAGTCCGAGttggaaaacaaaatatttcCTTCCTGCAATTCTGAATGGACCTCGACTAAAGGTGGCAGAGTCTGGTGTTCATCGCGCAG tgggggAATAGAAAGGAATTGGGCTGGAGTCCCACGCAAATTATACAAGCCCGGATTGAGAAACCATCGCTGTGCGTGTGTGCGGACCACTGGACCACCATCTAACCAACCCAGTTCAGCCCAGAACAGGGGAGATCTCGACAACCCCACTCTCCAGGAATACGAGGGATGCCACAGCCTCTCAGACTCGTGTGCCATCCCAGACACATAA